In one window of Tubulanus polymorphus chromosome 3, tnTubPoly1.2, whole genome shotgun sequence DNA:
- the LOC141902110 gene encoding uncharacterized protein LOC141902110, whose protein sequence is MAINWLKWVSTTNDIRVQHALNGGEVSIDRFKVDGYHAESNTVYEFHGCLYHGCPKCFKNPDLISPVRPDRKFGELYQATLEKTSKIRALGYNLVEFWEHEYRDLVKENHAFADFVKKSDILDPLQPRDAFFGGRTNAIKIYRKAEGEEKIKYIDICSLYPYVNSRCSYPIGHPTIVTENFRDIENYYGLIKCKVLPPRGLYLPVLPYRSGGKLTFPLCRTCANESNQREKCYHSDDERSITGTWVTLEVQKAVKLGYKLLDIYEIWDWETNETGLFEDYIGKFLKVKTEASGWPAKDMSREQKDKFISDYLEREGIQLEEDKIKKAKGMRTVAKLCLNSMWGKLGQNENKTTAKYISDPGELYRMLLDETLEISDLLLCNDEVLRVHYKKREEFVESTNKTSVALAAFTTAHARLILYSYMEKLGERTLYTDTDSIIYSVKPGEWDPPTGNFLGDMTDELVDKYGEGSFISEFVSAGPKNYAYRVFSPRDNEFSTECKVKGINLNFRNKQIVNFGSMVDIIVEEKYDHLYILNPDKINRKIKDCSIYNRDERKIYRAVYTKRAFDPADRYNTLPYGY, encoded by the coding sequence ATGGCAATTAACTGGTTGAAATGGGTATCCACAACGAATGACATACGAGTCCAACACGCGTTGAACGGCGGCGAAGTATCGATTGACCGCTTTAAAGTAGACGGTTATCACGCCGAATCCAATACCGTGTACGAATTTCACGGTTGTTTATATCACGGATGCCCTAAGTGTTTCAAAAATCCGGATTTGATATCTCCGGTACGACCCGATCGTAAATTCGGTGAATTATATCAGGCCACATTAGAAAAAACATCTAAAATTAGAGCTTTGGGTTACAATTTGGTAGAATTTTGGGAACACGAATATCGTGACTTGGTTAAAGAAAACCACGCGTTTGCAGATTTTGTCAAGAAATCTGATATTCTCGATCCATTGCAACCACGTGACGCATTTTTTGGAGGTCGTACGAACGCGATAAAAATTTATCGCAAAGCCGAgggtgaagaaaaaatcaaatacatcGACATATGCTCGTTATACCCGTACGTCAACAGTCGTTGCAGTTATCCAATCGGTCATCCGACTATTGTGACTGAAAATTTCCGcgatattgaaaattattacgGGTTGATAAAGTGTAAGGTTTTACCGCCTCGGGGTTTATATCTACCAGTGCTCCCATATAGATCGGGTGGGAAATTGACTTTCCCATTGTGTCGAACGTGCGCTAATGAAAGCAATCAGCGCGAAAAGTGTTATCACTCGGATGATGAACGTTCGATAACGGGTACCTGGGTAACTTTAGAGGTACAAAAAGCAGTGAAACTTGGTTATAAGTTATtagatatatatgaaatttgGGATTGGGAAACTAACGAAACGGGTTTATTCGAGGATTATATAGGAAAATTCCTCAAAGTTAAAACTGAAGCTAGTGGCTGGCCGGCTAAAGATATGTCTCGCGAACAGAAGGATAAATTCATTTCCGATTATTTAGAAAGAGAGGGTATCCAACTCGAAGAAGATAAGATTAAGAAAGCCAAGGGGATGCGAACAGTCGCGAAATTATGTTTAAATTCGATGTGGGGTAAACTCGGTCAAAACGAAAATAAGACGACGGCCAAATATATTTCGGACCCCGGGGAATTATACAGAATGCTTTTGGATGAAACTTTAGAGATAAGCGATCTGTTGTTGTGTAATGACGAGGTGCTAAGAGTGCATTACAAAAAACGCGAAGAATTTGTTGAATCGACAAACAAAACCAGCGTCGCTTTAGCAGCTTTCACAACGGCTCATGCGCGGCTTATTCTTTATAGTTATATGGAGAAATTAGGGGAACGAACCCTATACACGGATACCGACTCTATCATTTATAGCGTGAAACCTGGTGAATGGGATCCGCCAACCGGCAATTTTTTGGGTGATATGACCGATGAATTGGTTGATAAATACGGGGAGGGGTcgtttatttcagaatttgtttCGGCTGGACCCAAAAATTATGCATATCGGGTATTCAGTCCTAGAGATAATGAATTCTCGACTGAATGTAAGGTTAAAGggatcaatttgaattttcgaaaCAAGCAAATTGTAAACTTTGGTTCCATGGTGGATATAATTGTCGAAGAAAAGTACGACCATCTTTACATATTAAATCCCGACAAAATCAATAGAAAGATCAAGGACTGCTCTATTTACAATAGAGACGAACGTAAAATATATCGCGCAGTTTATACTAAACGAGCTTTCGACCCCGCAGATCGGTATAACACGCTTCCGTACGGATATTAA